Proteins encoded in a region of the Eschrichtius robustus isolate mEscRob2 chromosome 16, mEscRob2.pri, whole genome shotgun sequence genome:
- the KREMEN2 gene encoding kremen protein 2 isoform X3 — protein sequence MGTRAPQGLLLLLLLRLLLPRGASAGSLHSPGLSECFQVNGADYRGHQNRTGPRGAGRPCLYWDQTQQHSYSSASDPHGRWGLGAHNFCRNPDGDVQPWCYVAETEEGIYWRYCDIPTCHMPGYLGCFVDSGAPPALSGPSGTSTKLTVQVCLRFCRMKGYQLAGVEAGYACFCGSESDLARGRPAPATDCDQICFGHPGQLCGGDGRLGIYEVSVGSCQGNWTAPQGVIYSPDFPDEYGPDRNCSWALGPPGAALELTFRLFELADPRDQLELRDAASGSLLRAFDGARPPPPGPLRLRSAALLLTFRSDARGHAQGFALTYRGLQDADDPAPPKGSAQTPAEPPDGANVSCSPRPGAPEAAMGGAACWLRVKGPQRWGLPGTPQEAGPFGTAGLEGSPCPVLPATPRLRA from the exons ATGGGGACACGGGCCCCGCAgggcctcctcctccttctcttgctCCGGCTGCTGCTGCCACGCGGGGCCTCAGCTGGGAGCCTGCATAGCCCAG GCCTGTCCGAGTGCTTCCAGGTGAATGGCGCAGACTACCGCGGCCACCAGAACCGCACGGGCCCGCGCGGGGCTGGCCGCCCGTGCCTCTACTGGGACCAGACGCAACAGCACAGCTACAGCAGCGCCAGCGACCCCCACGGCCGCTGGGGGCTGGGCGCGCACAACTTCTGCCG TAACCCAGATGGTGATGTGCAGCCATGGTGCTACGTGGCCGAGACGGAGGAGGGCATCTACTGGCGCTACTGCGATATCCCCACGTGTCATA TGCCTGGGTACCTGGGCTGCTTCGTGGACTCTGGGGCACCCCCGGCCCTCAGCGGCCCCAGCGGCACCTCAACAAAGCTCACGGTCCAGGTGTGCCTTCGCTTCTGCCGCATGAAGGGCTACCAG TTGGCCGGCGTGGAGGCTGGCTACGCCTGTTTCTGTGGCTCTGAAAGCGACCTGGCCCGGGGACGCCCGGCTCCGGCCACCGACTGTGACCAGATCTGCTTTGGCCACCCGGGCCAGCTGTGCGGCGGCGATGGGCGCCTGGGCATCTACGAAG tgtccgtgggctcctgCCAGGGGAACTGGACCGCACCTCAAGGTGTCATCTACTCCCCGGACTTCCCGGACGAGTACGGGCCGGACCGGAACTGTAGCTGGGCGCTGGGCCCTCCGGGCGCCGCGCTGGAGCTCACCTTCCGCCTCTTCGAGCTGGCGGACCCGCGCGACCAGCTGGAGCTGCGCGACGCCGCCTCGGGCAGCCTGCTCCGCGCCTTCGACggcgcccgcccgccgccgccggggCCGTTGCGCCTGCGCTCCGCCGCACTGCTGCTCACCTTCCGCAGCGACGCTCGCGGCCATGCGCAGGGCTTCGCGCTCACCTACCGCG GGCTGCAGGACGCCGACGACCCTGCGCCCCCCAAGGGCTCGGCCCAGACCCCTGCAGAGCCCCCCGACGGGGCCAACGTGAGCTGCAGCCCCCGGCCTGGGGCTCCAGAGGCCGCGATGGGGG GAGCTGCCTGCTGGCTCCGGGTAAAGGGCCCCCAGCGTTGGGGCCTTCCCGGGACCCCGCAAGAAGCTGGGCCGTTTGGTACCGCCGGCCTCGAGGGGTCGCCCTGCCCTGTCCTCCCGGCGACCCCCAGGTTGAGAGCCTAA
- the KREMEN2 gene encoding kremen protein 2 isoform X2, with protein sequence MGTRAPQGLLLLLLLRLLLPRGASAGSLHSPGLSECFQVNGADYRGHQNRTGPRGAGRPCLYWDQTQQHSYSSASDPHGRWGLGAHNFCRNPDGDVQPWCYVAETEEGIYWRYCDIPTCHMPGYLGCFVDSGAPPALSGPSGTSTKLTVQVCLRFCRMKGYQLCGGDGRLGIYEVSVGSCQGNWTAPQGVIYSPDFPDEYGPDRNCSWALGPPGAALELTFRLFELADPRDQLELRDAASGSLLRAFDGARPPPPGPLRLRSAALLLTFRSDARGHAQGFALTYRGLQDADDPAPPKGSAQTPAEPPDGANVSCSPRPGAPEAAMGAQVFLTVTTVSVLLLLLSLLRLLRLLRGRSCLLAPGKGPPALGPSRDPARSWAVWYRRPRGVALPCPPGDPQVESLTASYRPLSASSQSSLRSLISAL encoded by the exons ATGGGGACACGGGCCCCGCAgggcctcctcctccttctcttgctCCGGCTGCTGCTGCCACGCGGGGCCTCAGCTGGGAGCCTGCATAGCCCAG GCCTGTCCGAGTGCTTCCAGGTGAATGGCGCAGACTACCGCGGCCACCAGAACCGCACGGGCCCGCGCGGGGCTGGCCGCCCGTGCCTCTACTGGGACCAGACGCAACAGCACAGCTACAGCAGCGCCAGCGACCCCCACGGCCGCTGGGGGCTGGGCGCGCACAACTTCTGCCG TAACCCAGATGGTGATGTGCAGCCATGGTGCTACGTGGCCGAGACGGAGGAGGGCATCTACTGGCGCTACTGCGATATCCCCACGTGTCATA TGCCTGGGTACCTGGGCTGCTTCGTGGACTCTGGGGCACCCCCGGCCCTCAGCGGCCCCAGCGGCACCTCAACAAAGCTCACGGTCCAGGTGTGCCTTCGCTTCTGCCGCATGAAGGGCTACCAG CTGTGCGGCGGCGATGGGCGCCTGGGCATCTACGAAG tgtccgtgggctcctgCCAGGGGAACTGGACCGCACCTCAAGGTGTCATCTACTCCCCGGACTTCCCGGACGAGTACGGGCCGGACCGGAACTGTAGCTGGGCGCTGGGCCCTCCGGGCGCCGCGCTGGAGCTCACCTTCCGCCTCTTCGAGCTGGCGGACCCGCGCGACCAGCTGGAGCTGCGCGACGCCGCCTCGGGCAGCCTGCTCCGCGCCTTCGACggcgcccgcccgccgccgccggggCCGTTGCGCCTGCGCTCCGCCGCACTGCTGCTCACCTTCCGCAGCGACGCTCGCGGCCATGCGCAGGGCTTCGCGCTCACCTACCGCG GGCTGCAGGACGCCGACGACCCTGCGCCCCCCAAGGGCTCGGCCCAGACCCCTGCAGAGCCCCCCGACGGGGCCAACGTGAGCTGCAGCCCCCGGCCTGGGGCTCCAGAGGCCGCGATGGGGG cccaggtcttcttgACGGTGACGACCGTCtcagtgctgctgctgctgctgtcgcTGCTGCGCCTGCTGCGCCTGCTGCGCGGACG GAGCTGCCTGCTGGCTCCGGGTAAAGGGCCCCCAGCGTTGGGGCCTTCCCGGGACCCCGCAAGAAGCTGGGCCGTTTGGTACCGCCGGCCTCGAGGGGTCGCCCTGCCCTGTCCTCCCGGCGACCCCCAGGTTGAGAGCCTAACCGCGAGTTACCGGCCATTGAGCGCCTCCAGCCAGAGTTCCCTGCGCTCACTCATCTCTGCTCTCTGA
- the KREMEN2 gene encoding kremen protein 2 isoform X4, with product MGTRAPQGLLLLLLLRLLLPRGASAGSLHSPGLSECFQVNGADYRGHQNRTGPRGAGRPCLYWDQTQQHSYSSASDPHGRWGLGAHNFCRNPDGDVQPWCYVAETEEGIYWRYCDIPTCHMPGYLGCFVDSGAPPALSGPSGTSTKLTVQVCLRFCRMKGYQLCGGDGRLGIYEVSVGSCQGNWTAPQGVIYSPDFPDEYGPDRNCSWALGPPGAALELTFRLFELADPRDQLELRDAASGSLLRAFDGARPPPPGPLRLRSAALLLTFRSDARGHAQGFALTYRGLQDADDPAPPKGSAQTPAEPPDGANVSCSPRPGAPEAAMGGAACWLRVKGPQRWGLPGTPQEAGPFGTAGLEGSPCPVLPATPRLRA from the exons ATGGGGACACGGGCCCCGCAgggcctcctcctccttctcttgctCCGGCTGCTGCTGCCACGCGGGGCCTCAGCTGGGAGCCTGCATAGCCCAG GCCTGTCCGAGTGCTTCCAGGTGAATGGCGCAGACTACCGCGGCCACCAGAACCGCACGGGCCCGCGCGGGGCTGGCCGCCCGTGCCTCTACTGGGACCAGACGCAACAGCACAGCTACAGCAGCGCCAGCGACCCCCACGGCCGCTGGGGGCTGGGCGCGCACAACTTCTGCCG TAACCCAGATGGTGATGTGCAGCCATGGTGCTACGTGGCCGAGACGGAGGAGGGCATCTACTGGCGCTACTGCGATATCCCCACGTGTCATA TGCCTGGGTACCTGGGCTGCTTCGTGGACTCTGGGGCACCCCCGGCCCTCAGCGGCCCCAGCGGCACCTCAACAAAGCTCACGGTCCAGGTGTGCCTTCGCTTCTGCCGCATGAAGGGCTACCAG CTGTGCGGCGGCGATGGGCGCCTGGGCATCTACGAAG tgtccgtgggctcctgCCAGGGGAACTGGACCGCACCTCAAGGTGTCATCTACTCCCCGGACTTCCCGGACGAGTACGGGCCGGACCGGAACTGTAGCTGGGCGCTGGGCCCTCCGGGCGCCGCGCTGGAGCTCACCTTCCGCCTCTTCGAGCTGGCGGACCCGCGCGACCAGCTGGAGCTGCGCGACGCCGCCTCGGGCAGCCTGCTCCGCGCCTTCGACggcgcccgcccgccgccgccggggCCGTTGCGCCTGCGCTCCGCCGCACTGCTGCTCACCTTCCGCAGCGACGCTCGCGGCCATGCGCAGGGCTTCGCGCTCACCTACCGCG GGCTGCAGGACGCCGACGACCCTGCGCCCCCCAAGGGCTCGGCCCAGACCCCTGCAGAGCCCCCCGACGGGGCCAACGTGAGCTGCAGCCCCCGGCCTGGGGCTCCAGAGGCCGCGATGGGGG GAGCTGCCTGCTGGCTCCGGGTAAAGGGCCCCCAGCGTTGGGGCCTTCCCGGGACCCCGCAAGAAGCTGGGCCGTTTGGTACCGCCGGCCTCGAGGGGTCGCCCTGCCCTGTCCTCCCGGCGACCCCCAGGTTGAGAGCCTAA
- the KREMEN2 gene encoding kremen protein 2 isoform X1, with the protein MGTRAPQGLLLLLLLRLLLPRGASAGSLHSPGLSECFQVNGADYRGHQNRTGPRGAGRPCLYWDQTQQHSYSSASDPHGRWGLGAHNFCRNPDGDVQPWCYVAETEEGIYWRYCDIPTCHMPGYLGCFVDSGAPPALSGPSGTSTKLTVQVCLRFCRMKGYQLAGVEAGYACFCGSESDLARGRPAPATDCDQICFGHPGQLCGGDGRLGIYEVSVGSCQGNWTAPQGVIYSPDFPDEYGPDRNCSWALGPPGAALELTFRLFELADPRDQLELRDAASGSLLRAFDGARPPPPGPLRLRSAALLLTFRSDARGHAQGFALTYRGLQDADDPAPPKGSAQTPAEPPDGANVSCSPRPGAPEAAMGAQVFLTVTTVSVLLLLLSLLRLLRLLRGRSCLLAPGKGPPALGPSRDPARSWAVWYRRPRGVALPCPPGDPQVESLTASYRPLSASSQSSLRSLISAL; encoded by the exons ATGGGGACACGGGCCCCGCAgggcctcctcctccttctcttgctCCGGCTGCTGCTGCCACGCGGGGCCTCAGCTGGGAGCCTGCATAGCCCAG GCCTGTCCGAGTGCTTCCAGGTGAATGGCGCAGACTACCGCGGCCACCAGAACCGCACGGGCCCGCGCGGGGCTGGCCGCCCGTGCCTCTACTGGGACCAGACGCAACAGCACAGCTACAGCAGCGCCAGCGACCCCCACGGCCGCTGGGGGCTGGGCGCGCACAACTTCTGCCG TAACCCAGATGGTGATGTGCAGCCATGGTGCTACGTGGCCGAGACGGAGGAGGGCATCTACTGGCGCTACTGCGATATCCCCACGTGTCATA TGCCTGGGTACCTGGGCTGCTTCGTGGACTCTGGGGCACCCCCGGCCCTCAGCGGCCCCAGCGGCACCTCAACAAAGCTCACGGTCCAGGTGTGCCTTCGCTTCTGCCGCATGAAGGGCTACCAG TTGGCCGGCGTGGAGGCTGGCTACGCCTGTTTCTGTGGCTCTGAAAGCGACCTGGCCCGGGGACGCCCGGCTCCGGCCACCGACTGTGACCAGATCTGCTTTGGCCACCCGGGCCAGCTGTGCGGCGGCGATGGGCGCCTGGGCATCTACGAAG tgtccgtgggctcctgCCAGGGGAACTGGACCGCACCTCAAGGTGTCATCTACTCCCCGGACTTCCCGGACGAGTACGGGCCGGACCGGAACTGTAGCTGGGCGCTGGGCCCTCCGGGCGCCGCGCTGGAGCTCACCTTCCGCCTCTTCGAGCTGGCGGACCCGCGCGACCAGCTGGAGCTGCGCGACGCCGCCTCGGGCAGCCTGCTCCGCGCCTTCGACggcgcccgcccgccgccgccggggCCGTTGCGCCTGCGCTCCGCCGCACTGCTGCTCACCTTCCGCAGCGACGCTCGCGGCCATGCGCAGGGCTTCGCGCTCACCTACCGCG GGCTGCAGGACGCCGACGACCCTGCGCCCCCCAAGGGCTCGGCCCAGACCCCTGCAGAGCCCCCCGACGGGGCCAACGTGAGCTGCAGCCCCCGGCCTGGGGCTCCAGAGGCCGCGATGGGGG cccaggtcttcttgACGGTGACGACCGTCtcagtgctgctgctgctgctgtcgcTGCTGCGCCTGCTGCGCCTGCTGCGCGGACG GAGCTGCCTGCTGGCTCCGGGTAAAGGGCCCCCAGCGTTGGGGCCTTCCCGGGACCCCGCAAGAAGCTGGGCCGTTTGGTACCGCCGGCCTCGAGGGGTCGCCCTGCCCTGTCCTCCCGGCGACCCCCAGGTTGAGAGCCTAACCGCGAGTTACCGGCCATTGAGCGCCTCCAGCCAGAGTTCCCTGCGCTCACTCATCTCTGCTCTCTGA
- the PAQR4 gene encoding progestin and adipoQ receptor family member 4 gives MAFLAGPRLLDWASSPPHLQFNKFVLTGYRPASSGSGCLRSLFYMHNELGNIYTHGLALLGFLVLLPMTLPWGQLGKDGWLWGTHCVACLAPPAGSVLYHLFMCHKGGNPVYTRLLALDMCGVCLVNTLGALPIIHCTLACRPWLRPAALVAYTVLSGVAGWRALTAPSTSTRLRAFGWQAGARLLIFGARGVGLGSGAPGSLRCYLRMDALALLGGLVNVARLPERWGPGRFDYWGNSHQIMHLLSVGSILQLHAGVVPDLLWAARHVCPPD, from the exons ATGGCGTTCCTGGCCGGGCCGCGCCTGCTGGACTGGGCCAGCTCGCCGCCGCACCTGCAGTTCAACAAGTTCGTGCTCACCGGCTACCGGCCGGCCAGCAGCGGCTCGGGCTGCCTGCGTAGCCTCTTCTACATGCACAACGAGCTGGGCAACATCTACACGCACG GGCTGGCCCTGCTGGGCTTCCTGGTGCTGCTGCCCATGACCTTGCCCTGGGGTCAGCTGGGCAAGGATGGCTGGCTGTGGGGCACACACTGTGTAGCCTGCCTGGCACCCCCTGCAGGCTCTGTGCTCTATCACCTCTTCATGTGCCACAAAGGGGGCAACCCTGTGTACACTCGGCTCCTTGCCCTGGATATGTGTGGGGTCTGCCTCGTCAACACCCTCG GGGCCCTGCCCATCATCCACTGCACCCTGGCCTGCAGGCCCTGGCTGCGCCCAGCTGCCCTGGTGGCCTACACCGTGTTGTCGGGTGTGGCAGGCTGGCGGGCCCTCACTGCCCCCTCCACCAGTACCCGGCTCCGCGCTTTTGGCTGGCAGGCTGGCGCCCGCCTCCTCATATTTGGGGCCCGGGGAGTGGGGCTGGGCTCTGGGGCTCCAGGCTCCCTGCGCTGCTACCTGCGCATGGATGCACTGGCACTGCTTGGGGGGCTGGTGAACGTGGCCCGCCTGCCGGAGCGCTGGGGACCGGGCCGCTTCGACTACTGGGGTAACTCACACCAGATCATGCACCTGCTCAGCGTGGGCTCCATCCTCCAGCTGCACGCTGGCGTCGTGCCTGACCTGCTCTGGGCTGCCCGGCACGTCTGTCCCCCGGACTGA